A window of Streptomyces sp. NBC_01241 genomic DNA:
GTAGTCACCGGGTGCAGCCGGACACCCTCGGGCAGTCCGCTGCCATCGGGCAGGTCGGCGATCCGGGCGATCATCAGGGCCTCGTCGGGCTCAGCCTCGAACCCGGCCGCCAGCAGCAGCTCGCCGAGATCCTCCGGCTGGTCGTGCGAGTAGAGCTTCCACTCGAACTCACGGCCCAGCTCGGTGAAGTACTGCACCTGCTCGGCGATCGCCGGCCGCGCCGTGGCCTGGTCCAGGCCGGACCAGACGACCGCGCTCCAGCCGCCCTCGACGCCGACCTGCCGCACCACCTTGCCGACCCGCTCGACCCGGGCGCCGGGCGCGTCGGCGAGGGTATCCCGCCGCATCTGACGGTCGAAGAGGGCGAGTACCTCAGAAGTATCCATCCGCGCATTTCAGCACGGGCGAGAGGGTTCACCAAGCGGATTTCCGCCCACCTGAGGGGGCCGGGTCAGCCGCCGCAAGAACAACGGATATCGCTGACCTGGGGCGATGCCGTGGTTACTTTGCCGACTGCGCTGGGCGGGGCAGTGCGGCTGCCCCTGTCGGCTCGGCGAGCGCGAGTCGTCCGCCCTTCAGCTCGGGCACGTACTTGCAGATCGTGTCGCGGGAGACGCCGAGGAACTTGGCGATCGAGGAGACGGAGTTCTCTGGGTGAGTGAGCAGGTCGCGGGCGTGGCGCACCTGTTCCTCGGTCATGGCCGGCGGGCGGCCGAGCCGGGCGCCGCGGGCGCGGGCGGCGACGCTCCGCCCGAATCGCCCCGCTCCCGGCATCTTGCGGGCGTCGCACGCCGGTGGACGCCCGGCCTCCACCGGTGGCCTTGGCCTTCCCGGTATCGACCACCGCAACCCGGGGCTGTGGGGTGGCTGGGGACTGCATCAGCGCCCAAACCAGGGCGGCAATACCGGTGGCGCCCTGGACCGAGGCGGCAACCAACTGGCCGGTATCTGGGCTGTCCAGCAGCCAGAAGAACGGCGTCGACACGGTCAACACGACCGCCGCCACCATGACCGTGATCTTCCTACGTCGCGACACACCCACTCGCCCCCTCCCCGCAGCCGACGAACGCGCGCCCTCAGCAGCAT
This region includes:
- a CDS encoding helix-turn-helix domain-containing protein, with amino-acid sequence MPGAGRFGRSVAARARGARLGRPPAMTEEQVRHARDLLTHPENSVSSIAKFLGVSRDTICKYVPELKGGRLALAEPTGAAALPRPAQSAK